A genome region from Streptomyces xanthophaeus includes the following:
- a CDS encoding caspase family protein, whose protein sequence is MTSADFLPPALGPQRTFALVAGVERYDISHRWNLRGPARDALRFARWLTGPAEVPPGNVRLLLSPLDDPGDLDWTDSPAMTALRTAYRPATEENVKSALLDELPQCDGDLLWIFWAGHGYLGPRQELMLPCADARPSQIRHLNLDSALRWWRTDLVKQRRFPLQAALVDSCRVDAPRDTRWNFGNTDYGGGSSVPGRRQFRLYASREGEVAQNDPERGAGRFTDALLGELGGRSVRESVSGLPGAALSIHRTFQELRERGEGWQLPQFIVDRDWDACSFLDDDLSRAALPRAARLDQTAWDGLGELFEGRELPRCAYEAYAWAFKAAGCTTPAHGGLPGDGLLEVVQDLDERQGGRGGMPLAVPFVRFLADRAAAAGDARWAARLGDWVRATRERLALPVLPPPPPPARRMVVHVRLETPPGGEPGYLARMWLRGERTRHIWESEGQPVALDGVRQELVRQLALIGGASDTGGGTGGEAGGQAYAAVDRIEFHVPYELLDADFDQWPVPRGPAGRRRALGLLHQVVVRCPQERADTRAEWHGTWRWLHAQGGRHPDAVRVVTDEEVTDALGIELAAQPPPACVLAHTAAAPHAGLLEAVLEGGLPVAVWRRGGGLPAPALLDLLAPAGPDGRPDPGALDVLALPARVREVRRAAASAAGGAERARQPPPGGDQLVLLWDDPDDMPGLRSLA, encoded by the coding sequence GTGACTTCCGCCGACTTCCTGCCCCCGGCCCTCGGACCGCAGCGCACCTTCGCGCTCGTCGCCGGGGTCGAGCGGTACGACATCAGCCACCGCTGGAACCTGCGCGGCCCGGCCCGCGACGCCCTGCGCTTCGCCCGGTGGCTGACCGGCCCCGCCGAGGTGCCGCCCGGCAACGTCCGCCTGCTGCTCTCCCCGCTCGACGATCCGGGCGACCTCGACTGGACGGACTCCCCGGCGATGACCGCCCTGCGCACGGCCTACCGGCCGGCGACCGAGGAGAACGTGAAGTCGGCCCTGCTCGACGAACTCCCGCAGTGCGACGGCGACCTGCTCTGGATCTTCTGGGCCGGACACGGCTACCTCGGGCCGCGCCAGGAGCTGATGCTGCCCTGCGCCGACGCCCGCCCCAGCCAGATCAGACACCTCAACCTCGACTCGGCGCTGCGCTGGTGGCGGACCGACCTCGTCAAACAGCGCCGCTTCCCGCTCCAGGCCGCACTCGTGGACTCCTGCCGGGTCGACGCGCCCCGCGACACCCGCTGGAACTTCGGCAACACCGACTACGGCGGAGGGAGTTCGGTACCGGGCCGGCGCCAGTTCCGGCTCTACGCCTCCCGCGAGGGCGAGGTCGCGCAGAACGACCCCGAGCGCGGCGCCGGCCGGTTCACCGATGCCCTGCTCGGCGAACTGGGCGGACGGTCCGTACGCGAGAGCGTCAGCGGGCTGCCCGGCGCCGCCCTCAGCATCCACCGCACCTTCCAGGAGCTGCGCGAGCGCGGCGAGGGCTGGCAGCTGCCGCAGTTCATCGTCGACCGGGACTGGGACGCCTGCTCCTTCCTCGACGACGACCTGTCCCGCGCCGCACTGCCCCGGGCCGCCAGACTCGACCAGACGGCCTGGGACGGGCTCGGCGAGCTCTTCGAGGGCCGCGAGCTGCCGCGCTGCGCCTACGAGGCCTACGCCTGGGCGTTCAAGGCGGCCGGCTGCACCACCCCCGCGCACGGCGGCCTGCCGGGGGACGGCCTGCTGGAGGTGGTCCAGGACCTGGACGAGCGGCAGGGCGGGCGCGGCGGGATGCCACTGGCGGTGCCCTTCGTACGGTTCCTCGCGGACCGGGCCGCCGCCGCGGGCGACGCGCGGTGGGCGGCCCGGCTCGGGGACTGGGTACGGGCCACCCGCGAGCGCCTCGCCCTGCCGGTGCTGCCCCCGCCCCCGCCGCCGGCCCGCAGGATGGTCGTGCACGTCCGGCTGGAGACACCGCCGGGCGGGGAGCCCGGATACCTGGCCCGGATGTGGCTGCGGGGCGAACGGACCCGGCACATATGGGAGTCGGAGGGGCAGCCGGTCGCCCTGGACGGGGTGCGGCAGGAACTCGTACGGCAACTCGCCCTCATCGGCGGCGCCTCGGACACCGGCGGAGGGACGGGCGGCGAGGCCGGAGGGCAGGCGTACGCCGCGGTGGACCGCATCGAGTTCCACGTGCCGTACGAGCTGCTCGACGCCGACTTCGACCAGTGGCCGGTGCCCCGCGGCCCGGCCGGCCGGCGCCGCGCCCTCGGCCTGCTCCACCAGGTGGTGGTGCGCTGCCCGCAGGAGCGGGCGGACACCCGCGCCGAGTGGCACGGCACCTGGCGCTGGCTGCACGCCCAGGGCGGCCGGCACCCCGACGCCGTACGCGTCGTCACGGACGAGGAGGTCACCGACGCGCTCGGGATCGAGCTGGCCGCGCAGCCGCCGCCCGCGTGCGTCCTCGCCCACACCGCGGCCGCCCCGCACGCCGGGCTGCTGGAGGCCGTACTCGAAGGCGGGCTCCCGGTGGCCGTATGGCGGCGCGGCGGCGGCCTGCCCGCACCCGCACTCCTCGACCTGCTGGCTCCGGCCGGGCCCGACGGCCGCCCCGACCCCGGCGCACTGGACGTACTGGCCCTGCCCGCACGCGTGCGGGAGGTGCGCCGGGCGGCCGCAAGTGCCGCCGGGGGAGCCGAGCGCGCCCGCCAACCACCGCCAGGGGGAGACCAGTTGGTGCTCCTGTGGGACGATCCCGACGACATGCCGGGCCTCCGGTCCCTGGCCTGA
- the cbiE gene encoding precorrin-6y C5,15-methyltransferase (decarboxylating) subunit CbiE, with the protein MPVTVVGLGADGWAGLTAAGRSALSSAEVLIGGPRQLDLLPAAECAGERVAWPSPLRPAVPKLMAEHSGRRIAVLASGDPMFYGIGRALAEELGPRSLRVHPHPSSVSYACARLGWPVEDTEVVTVVGRPVARLAASLHEGRRVLVLSSGAASPGEIAALLRERGFGPSRMRVLEQLGSEREDTYEGLADGWDHAPGDPLNVVAVDCRRDPAHAAPRLGATPGLPDTAYEHDGQLTKRHVRAATLCALAPAPGELLWDIGGGSGSIGIEWMRTHPSCRAVAVERVPERAARITRNATALGVPGLRVVIGAAPQALAGLPAPDAVFIGGGLTAPGLLDAVWDALAPGGRLVVNTVTLESEAVLAERYRRHGGELVKLAVAHAVPVGGFTGWRQAMPVTQWSVTKPDGTATGPTGSTEEKDRT; encoded by the coding sequence ATGCCCGTGACGGTCGTCGGCCTCGGCGCGGACGGCTGGGCCGGGCTCACCGCCGCCGGCCGCTCCGCGCTGTCCTCGGCCGAGGTACTGATCGGCGGGCCGCGCCAGCTGGACCTGCTGCCGGCCGCCGAGTGCGCCGGCGAGCGGGTGGCCTGGCCGAGCCCGCTGCGGCCCGCCGTCCCGAAGCTGATGGCCGAGCACTCCGGCCGCCGGATCGCGGTGCTGGCCAGCGGTGACCCGATGTTCTACGGGATCGGCCGCGCCCTCGCCGAGGAGCTCGGGCCTCGGTCCCTGCGGGTCCACCCGCACCCCTCCTCCGTGTCCTACGCCTGCGCCCGCCTGGGCTGGCCGGTGGAGGACACCGAGGTGGTCACGGTGGTCGGCCGCCCGGTGGCCCGGCTGGCGGCATCCCTCCACGAAGGGCGCCGGGTGCTGGTGCTCAGCTCCGGAGCGGCGTCCCCGGGCGAGATCGCCGCGCTGCTGCGGGAGCGGGGCTTCGGCCCGAGCCGGATGCGGGTGCTGGAACAGCTGGGCTCCGAGCGCGAGGACACGTACGAGGGCCTCGCCGACGGCTGGGACCACGCGCCCGGCGATCCCCTGAACGTGGTCGCCGTCGACTGCCGCCGGGACCCGGCCCACGCCGCGCCGCGCCTCGGCGCGACCCCCGGCCTGCCGGACACCGCGTACGAACACGACGGGCAGCTCACCAAGCGCCACGTCCGGGCCGCGACCCTGTGCGCCCTGGCCCCGGCCCCCGGCGAGCTGCTGTGGGACATCGGCGGCGGCTCCGGCTCCATCGGCATCGAGTGGATGCGTACGCACCCCTCGTGCCGGGCGGTGGCCGTGGAGCGCGTCCCGGAGCGGGCCGCACGCATCACCCGTAACGCGACGGCGCTCGGCGTACCCGGCCTGCGCGTGGTCATCGGCGCCGCACCGCAGGCACTGGCCGGGCTGCCGGCCCCCGACGCCGTGTTCATCGGCGGCGGGCTGACCGCGCCCGGCCTGCTGGACGCGGTCTGGGACGCGCTGGCCCCCGGCGGCCGGCTGGTGGTCAACACCGTCACCCTGGAGTCGGAGGCGGTGCTCGCCGAGCGCTACCGGCGCCACGGCGGCGAACTGGTGAAGCTCGCCGTCGCGCACGCCGTGCCGGTCGGCGGCTTCACGGGCTGGCGGCAGGCGATGCCCGTCACCCAGTGGTCGGTGACGAAGCCGGACGGGACGGCCACCGGGCCGACCGGATCGACCGAGGAGAAGGATCGAACATGA
- a CDS encoding TetR/AcrR family transcriptional regulator, with protein sequence MSPKQQRGEATVDLLLTTALRVFAESGQQGFTVNAVVSAGGVSLGSLYHHFGSFDGLAAALYIRCMDDLCDAMIAALTRCRTARTGVRAWVTAYLAFTQEHRDVALFLHASAYSGYLVAHAEEIGAAKAEKFAAIMRWLAVRMERGEIAPLPAPVVEVLVMGPLAEAARRWLSSTYEIDLTEAARYLPDHIWRSLRPEPV encoded by the coding sequence GTGTCTCCTAAGCAGCAGCGTGGCGAGGCCACCGTCGACCTGCTCCTGACCACCGCCCTGCGGGTGTTCGCCGAGTCCGGCCAGCAGGGCTTCACCGTGAACGCGGTCGTCTCGGCCGGCGGGGTCAGCCTCGGCAGCCTCTACCACCACTTCGGCAGCTTCGACGGCCTGGCCGCCGCCCTCTACATCCGGTGCATGGACGACCTGTGCGACGCCATGATCGCCGCCCTCACCCGGTGCCGCACGGCCCGCACCGGGGTGCGTGCGTGGGTGACGGCCTACCTGGCGTTCACCCAGGAGCACCGGGACGTGGCACTGTTCCTGCACGCCTCCGCCTATTCCGGTTATCTGGTGGCCCACGCCGAGGAGATCGGCGCGGCCAAGGCGGAGAAGTTCGCGGCCATCATGCGGTGGCTGGCGGTGCGCATGGAGCGTGGCGAGATCGCCCCGCTCCCCGCGCCCGTGGTCGAGGTGCTGGTCATGGGCCCGCTCGCGGAGGCCGCCCGGCGCTGGCTGTCCAGCACCTACGAGATCGACCTCACCGAGGCCGCCCGCTACCTCCCCGACCACATCTGGCGGTCCCTGCGCCCCGAGCCCGTCTGA
- a CDS encoding trypsin-like serine peptidase encodes MVGRVDERERRRGRSAPRGSMVVGLLCTVVLAGVGYVAWELRGIAANRADGDPAQGVYQQDPERADKTAASVLDGIVREDPEPPTDGKAFADGGGPVDWRYAGWQPSDPLEAGPAPAEPSVGALFSPGGDGDPDHHCSAVVVHSPRGDLIATAAHCVYAGGFRTNLAFAPGYRDGVAPYGIWVPTRIDVDPRWTRDQDPDHDIALVRLRRPGYPGQRLEDVTGALTMDFGTELPAPARLMGYPNYAEQPLECRNTAVPAGPTQVRLDCADVPNGTSGGPMTTGRSTLIGVIGGRDGGGDEETTYSVRFGDSARALYERSAKS; translated from the coding sequence ATGGTCGGCAGGGTTGACGAGCGGGAACGGCGGCGGGGCCGGTCAGCCCCGCGGGGCTCCATGGTCGTCGGTCTCCTGTGCACCGTGGTCCTCGCGGGCGTCGGCTACGTCGCCTGGGAGCTGCGCGGCATCGCCGCGAACCGCGCGGACGGCGATCCGGCGCAAGGCGTCTACCAGCAGGACCCCGAGCGCGCCGACAAGACGGCGGCCTCGGTGCTGGACGGGATCGTGCGGGAGGACCCGGAGCCGCCGACGGACGGCAAGGCCTTCGCCGACGGCGGCGGCCCGGTGGACTGGCGGTACGCCGGGTGGCAGCCCTCCGACCCCCTGGAGGCCGGCCCCGCCCCGGCCGAGCCCTCCGTCGGCGCGCTCTTCTCCCCCGGCGGCGACGGCGACCCCGACCACCACTGCTCGGCCGTCGTGGTCCACTCCCCGCGGGGCGACCTGATCGCCACCGCCGCGCACTGCGTGTACGCCGGCGGCTTCCGCACCAACCTCGCCTTCGCGCCCGGCTACCGGGACGGCGTCGCCCCGTACGGCATCTGGGTGCCGACCCGGATCGACGTGGACCCGCGCTGGACGCGGGACCAGGACCCCGACCACGACATCGCCCTGGTCCGGCTGCGCCGTCCGGGCTATCCGGGGCAGCGGCTGGAGGACGTCACGGGGGCCCTGACCATGGACTTCGGGACCGAACTGCCGGCGCCCGCCCGGCTCATGGGCTACCCGAACTACGCCGAGCAGCCGCTGGAGTGCCGGAACACCGCCGTCCCGGCCGGGCCGACGCAGGTGCGCCTGGACTGCGCGGACGTGCCCAACGGCACGAGTGGCGGCCCCATGACGACCGGCCGCAGCACGCTGATCGGGGTGATCGGCGGCCGCGACGGGGGCGGGGACGAGGAGACCACGTACAGCGTCCGTTTCGGCGACAGTGCCCGCGCCCTGTACGAGCGCTCCGCCAAGTCCTGA
- a CDS encoding precorrin-8X methylmutase → MSEYTVFEYEKDGAAIYRQSFATIRAEADLSGLPDTVAQVAVRMIHACGMTDLPQDLGYTPEVVLRARAALEAGAPILCDVQMVASGVTRKRLPADNDVICTLSDPAVPELAAKMGTTRSAAALEVWRDRGLLEGSVIAVGNAPTALFRLLEMIEEGAPRPAAVIGVPVGFIGAAESKDALAAHPSGLDHLIVRGRRGGSAMAAAAVNAIASVAE, encoded by the coding sequence ATGAGCGAGTACACCGTGTTTGAGTACGAGAAGGACGGCGCGGCCATCTACCGCCAGTCCTTTGCCACGATCCGCGCCGAGGCGGACCTCTCCGGGCTGCCCGACACGGTCGCCCAGGTCGCGGTGCGCATGATCCACGCCTGCGGAATGACCGACCTCCCGCAGGACCTCGGGTACACCCCCGAGGTCGTGCTGCGCGCCCGCGCGGCGCTGGAGGCGGGCGCGCCGATCCTGTGCGACGTGCAGATGGTCGCCAGCGGTGTCACCCGTAAGCGGCTGCCCGCCGACAACGACGTGATCTGCACGCTCTCCGACCCGGCCGTACCGGAGCTCGCCGCGAAGATGGGCACCACGCGCAGCGCCGCCGCCCTGGAGGTCTGGCGCGACCGCGGCCTGCTGGAGGGCTCGGTCATCGCCGTCGGCAACGCGCCGACCGCGCTGTTCCGGCTGCTGGAGATGATCGAGGAGGGTGCGCCGCGCCCCGCCGCCGTCATCGGGGTCCCCGTCGGCTTCATCGGCGCCGCCGAGTCCAAGGACGCCCTCGCCGCCCATCCCTCGGGGCTCGACCACCTGATCGTGCGCGGCCGGCGCGGTGGCAGCGCGATGGCCGCCGCCGCCGTCAACGCCATTGCGAGCGTGGCCGAATGA
- a CDS encoding cobalt-precorrin-6A reductase, translated as MSADGAAAHVLILGGTTEARRLAEALAGDPSYRVTTSLAGRVTSPVLPPGGTRIGGFGGPGGLAAWIGSHGVTHLVDATHPFAERMSFNAAGAAALTGVPLLALRRPGWTPGPGDDWTFVDRLEGAADRLPGLGSRTFLTTGRMGLHTFAHLTGVWFLVRSVDPPAPPVPPRLEVLLDRGPFTLDDERELIARHRIDVLVTKDSGGSATAPKLTAAREAGIPVLVVRRPAVPEGVPEAGSVEAVRDWLGVSR; from the coding sequence ATGTCTGCTGACGGGGCTGCGGCCCACGTCCTGATCCTGGGCGGCACGACGGAGGCCCGGCGCCTCGCGGAGGCGCTGGCCGGGGATCCCTCGTACCGGGTGACGACCTCGCTGGCGGGGCGGGTCACCTCGCCCGTGCTCCCGCCGGGCGGGACCCGCATCGGCGGCTTCGGCGGGCCCGGGGGGCTGGCGGCCTGGATCGGCTCCCACGGGGTCACCCACCTGGTCGATGCCACCCATCCCTTCGCGGAGCGGATGAGCTTCAACGCGGCCGGGGCGGCGGCGCTCACGGGCGTCCCGCTGCTGGCGCTGCGGCGCCCGGGCTGGACGCCCGGGCCGGGCGACGACTGGACCTTCGTGGACCGTCTGGAAGGGGCGGCCGACCGGCTGCCCGGCCTCGGCTCCCGCACGTTCCTGACCACCGGCCGGATGGGCCTGCACACCTTCGCGCACCTCACCGGCGTCTGGTTCCTGGTGCGTTCGGTGGACCCTCCGGCCCCGCCGGTGCCGCCGCGCCTCGAAGTACTGCTGGACCGGGGCCCGTTCACGCTGGACGACGAGCGGGAGCTGATCGCCCGGCACCGGATCGACGTCCTGGTCACCAAGGACAGCGGCGGCTCGGCCACCGCCCCCAAGCTCACCGCGGCCCGCGAGGCCGGCATCCCGGTCCTCGTGGTACGCCGCCCGGCGGTCCCGGAGGGCGTACCGGAGGCGGGCTCGGTCGAGGCCGTGCGGGACTGGCTCGGTGTGAGCCGGTAG
- a CDS encoding GNAT family N-acetyltransferase: MTVLHTERLVLRPWWDSDLDPWAAMNADPEVREHLGDLLTREQSEASMVRFRAAFDRRGYGWWAVEVRATGAFIGFAGMDDVDDGMPFTGVEIGWRLARAAWGQGYATEAARAVVAHGFDTLGLPELLAVTTAGNLRSQAVMRKIGMTRNPADDFDDPDAPEGPLRPNVLFRLERGATAAAGGAPGSR, encoded by the coding sequence ATGACCGTGCTGCACACCGAACGCCTCGTCCTGCGCCCCTGGTGGGACTCCGACCTCGACCCCTGGGCGGCGATGAACGCCGATCCCGAGGTACGGGAGCACCTGGGCGACCTGCTCACCCGGGAGCAGAGCGAGGCCTCCATGGTGCGGTTCCGGGCCGCGTTCGACCGGCGGGGCTACGGCTGGTGGGCCGTCGAGGTCCGGGCCACGGGCGCGTTCATCGGCTTCGCGGGCATGGACGACGTGGACGACGGGATGCCGTTCACCGGTGTGGAGATCGGCTGGAGGCTCGCCCGGGCGGCCTGGGGCCAGGGCTACGCCACGGAGGCCGCGCGGGCGGTCGTCGCCCACGGCTTCGACACGCTCGGGCTCCCCGAGCTCCTCGCCGTGACGACGGCCGGCAACCTCCGCTCCCAGGCGGTGATGCGGAAGATCGGGATGACCCGGAACCCGGCCGACGACTTCGACGACCCCGACGCGCCCGAAGGGCCGCTGCGTCCGAACGTGCTGTTCCGGCTGGAGCGTGGCGCGACGGCAGCGGCGGGCGGAGCGCCGGGATCGCGCTGA
- a CDS encoding oxidoreductase yields MPGWNATHIPDQSGRSAVVTGANSGIGYVTARELARRGASVVLACRSAARGRAAVIRLRAEVPGARAEFLPLDLADLASVREFAAGYGQRHASLDLLVNNAGVMALPYGRTADGFETQFGVNHLGHFALTGLLLPRLRAAAPGARIVNVSSGFHVLGRIGPADADLVAPGLADAGGEHGYRRWIAYGRSKTANLLFTHELSRRFTAAGSPITAVAAHPGYASSNLHSGASKLEGPTLNSRVAALGNAVLAQPTASGALPTLYAATAPGVRPDTFIGPRFGWRGAPARSWRAGWTLDDTSGELLWAASEKLTGVSYAALPR; encoded by the coding sequence ATGCCGGGCTGGAACGCGACGCACATCCCCGACCAGAGCGGCCGCAGCGCCGTCGTGACCGGGGCCAACAGCGGGATCGGCTACGTCACCGCCCGCGAGCTCGCCCGGCGCGGCGCCTCGGTGGTGCTGGCCTGCCGCAGCGCCGCCCGCGGCCGGGCCGCCGTGATCCGGCTGCGCGCGGAAGTCCCGGGCGCGCGGGCCGAGTTCCTCCCGCTGGACCTCGCCGACCTGGCCTCCGTACGGGAGTTCGCCGCCGGGTACGGACAGCGGCACGCCTCGCTGGACCTGCTGGTCAACAACGCGGGGGTGATGGCCCTGCCGTACGGGCGGACCGCCGACGGGTTCGAGACGCAGTTCGGGGTCAACCACCTCGGGCACTTCGCCCTGACCGGACTGCTGCTGCCGCGACTGCGCGCCGCCGCCCCCGGGGCCCGGATCGTCAACGTCTCCAGCGGCTTCCACGTACTGGGGAGGATCGGTCCCGCCGACGCGGACCTCGTCGCCCCGGGCCTCGCCGACGCGGGCGGCGAGCACGGCTACCGGCGCTGGATCGCCTACGGCCGCTCCAAGACCGCCAACCTGCTCTTCACCCACGAGCTGTCCCGCCGCTTCACCGCCGCCGGCTCCCCGATCACCGCCGTCGCCGCCCACCCCGGCTACGCCTCCAGCAACCTGCACTCCGGAGCGTCGAAGCTGGAGGGCCCCACCCTCAACTCCCGGGTGGCCGCGCTCGGCAACGCGGTCCTCGCCCAGCCCACCGCCTCGGGCGCGCTGCCCACCCTCTACGCGGCCACCGCGCCCGGGGTCCGGCCGGACACGTTCATCGGCCCGCGGTTCGGCTGGCGCGGGGCGCCTGCGCGGTCCTGGCGGGCCGGGTGGACCCTCGACGACACCTCCGGCGAGCTGCTGTGGGCCGCCTCCGAGAAGCTCACGGGGGTCTCGTACGCCGCCCTGCCGCGCTGA
- a CDS encoding precorrin-2 C(20)-methyltransferase: protein MSDIAKGRLYGVGLGPGDPSLMTLRAVEVIAEADVVAYHSARHGRSIARSIAAKHLRADHVEEPLVYPVTTETTDHPGGYQGAMEEFYEAAAARLAAHLDAGRTVAVLAEGDPLFYSSYMHMHKRLADRYETEVIPGVTSVSAAAARLGTPLVEGEEVLTILPGTLSEEELTARLAATDSAVVMKLGRTFPAVRGAMENSGRLAEARYVERATMAGERTGLLADTDADSVPYFAVAVVPSRIGNPGSVPSGPGEVVVVGTGPAGPLWLTPQTRRALADAEVLVGYTTYLDRVPVKPGQVRHGSDNKVESERAEFALDLARRGKRVAVVSGGDPGVFAMATAVLEVSGQAEYKDVPVRVLPGVTAANAAAAAAGAPLGHDYATLSLSDRLKPWEVIAERLRAAAAADLVLALYNPGSRSRTWQVAQARELLLELRSPETPVVVARDVGGPEQSVRIVTLAELEPSEVDMRTILLIGSSQTQVTERADGSRITWTPRRYP from the coding sequence ATGAGCGACATCGCCAAGGGGCGGCTGTACGGGGTCGGGCTCGGCCCCGGCGACCCGTCGCTGATGACCCTGCGCGCCGTCGAGGTCATCGCCGAAGCCGATGTCGTGGCCTACCACAGCGCCCGCCACGGCCGTTCCATCGCCCGTTCGATCGCGGCGAAGCACCTGCGCGCCGACCACGTCGAGGAACCGCTGGTCTACCCGGTCACCACCGAGACCACCGACCACCCCGGCGGGTACCAGGGGGCGATGGAGGAGTTCTACGAGGCCGCCGCGGCCCGCCTGGCCGCGCACCTGGACGCCGGCCGGACCGTGGCCGTGCTCGCGGAGGGCGACCCGCTCTTCTACAGCTCGTACATGCACATGCACAAGCGGCTCGCGGACCGGTACGAGACCGAGGTCATTCCCGGTGTCACCTCGGTGAGCGCCGCCGCCGCCCGGCTCGGCACCCCGCTCGTGGAGGGTGAGGAGGTGCTGACCATCCTCCCCGGCACCCTGTCCGAGGAGGAGCTCACCGCCCGCCTCGCCGCCACCGACTCGGCGGTCGTGATGAAGCTCGGCCGGACCTTCCCGGCCGTGCGCGGTGCGATGGAGAACAGCGGCCGGCTCGCCGAGGCCCGCTACGTCGAGCGCGCCACCATGGCGGGCGAGCGCACCGGCCTCCTCGCCGACACCGACGCCGACAGCGTGCCGTACTTCGCCGTCGCCGTGGTCCCCAGCCGCATCGGCAACCCGGGCAGCGTGCCGTCCGGCCCCGGCGAGGTCGTCGTCGTGGGCACGGGCCCTGCCGGACCGCTGTGGCTGACCCCGCAGACCCGGCGCGCACTGGCCGACGCCGAGGTCCTGGTCGGCTACACCACCTACCTGGACCGGGTCCCCGTCAAGCCGGGCCAGGTCCGGCACGGCTCCGACAACAAGGTGGAGTCGGAGCGTGCCGAGTTCGCCCTCGACCTCGCCCGGCGCGGCAAGCGGGTGGCCGTGGTCTCCGGCGGCGACCCCGGTGTCTTCGCCATGGCCACGGCGGTCCTGGAGGTGTCCGGGCAGGCGGAGTACAAGGACGTGCCGGTACGGGTCCTGCCGGGGGTGACCGCGGCCAACGCGGCGGCCGCCGCGGCCGGCGCCCCGCTCGGCCACGACTACGCCACCCTTTCGCTCTCGGACCGGCTCAAGCCCTGGGAGGTCATCGCGGAGCGGCTGCGCGCGGCCGCCGCGGCCGATCTCGTGCTCGCCCTGTACAACCCCGGCTCGCGCAGCCGGACCTGGCAGGTGGCCCAGGCCCGCGAGCTGCTGCTGGAACTGCGTTCGCCCGAGACCCCGGTGGTCGTCGCGCGCGACGTGGGCGGCCCCGAGCAGTCGGTACGGATCGTCACGCTCGCCGAACTGGAGCCGTCCGAGGTCGACATGCGCACGATCCTGCTGATCGGCTCCTCACAGACGCAGGTCACCGAGCGGGCCGACGGGTCCCGGATCACCTGGACGCCGCGCCGCTACCCGTGA
- the cobM gene encoding precorrin-4 C(11)-methyltransferase, with product MTVYFIGAGPGAADLITVRGARTLAAAPVCLYAGSLVPRELLAECPADARLVDTSQLNLDEIVAECVRAHAAGQDVARLHSGDPSIFSAVAEQMRRLDAAGIPYEVVPGVPAFAAAAAALKRELTVPTVGQTVILTRIAQQATPMPPGEDLATLGRSGALLVLHLATRYVDRVVDELLPHYGAECPVAVVAMASRPDELILRGTLADIAAQVKEHGLVRTAVIVVGRTLGAEQFRDSHLYSPERDRHVC from the coding sequence ATGACCGTGTACTTCATCGGTGCGGGCCCCGGCGCCGCCGACCTCATCACGGTGCGCGGTGCCCGCACCCTGGCCGCCGCCCCCGTCTGCCTGTACGCGGGCAGCCTCGTGCCGCGCGAACTGCTGGCCGAGTGCCCGGCGGACGCCCGCCTGGTCGACACCTCGCAGCTCAACCTGGACGAGATCGTCGCCGAGTGCGTACGGGCCCACGCGGCGGGCCAGGACGTGGCGCGGCTGCACTCCGGCGACCCGTCGATCTTCAGCGCGGTCGCGGAGCAGATGCGCCGGCTCGATGCGGCCGGCATCCCCTACGAGGTCGTCCCCGGTGTCCCGGCGTTCGCCGCGGCCGCCGCCGCCCTCAAGCGGGAGCTGACCGTCCCCACCGTCGGGCAGACCGTGATCCTGACCCGGATCGCCCAGCAGGCCACCCCGATGCCGCCCGGCGAGGACCTGGCCACGCTGGGCCGCAGCGGCGCGCTGCTGGTGCTGCACCTGGCCACCCGCTATGTGGACCGGGTCGTCGACGAGCTGCTGCCGCACTACGGGGCCGAGTGCCCGGTGGCGGTCGTGGCGATGGCCAGCCGCCCCGACGAGCTGATCCTGCGCGGCACCCTGGCCGACATCGCCGCACAGGTGAAGGAGCACGGGCTGGTGCGCACCGCCGTCATCGTGGTGGGCCGCACGCTCGGCGCGGAGCAGTTCCGCGACAGCCACCTGTACTCGCCCGAGCGCGACCGGCATGTCTGCTGA